A genomic segment from Janibacter sp. DB-40 encodes:
- a CDS encoding PhoH family protein: MPRPDQPDLRALDSIADDPRRDDLRSPTVQQTIVLPDNMPMVSLLGPTDELLRTMERSFPKTEILVRGNEFRLRGPEDDLEVIDRLLDELMEVLESGQPLNRDAVERSITMLRGRTRERPADVLTTNIVSNRGRTIRPKTLGQKHYVDAIGDNTVIFGIGPAGTGKTYLAMAKAVAALQAKEVNRIILTRPAVEAGEKLGFLPGTLGDKIDPYLRPLYDALHDMLDPESIPRLMAAGTIEVAPLAFMRGRTLNDSFIILDEAQNTSPEQMKMFLTRLGFGSKMVITGDTSQVDLPGGVKSGLKVVQRILSDIDGIHFAHLDASDVVRHRLVGEIVGAYDRYDATKGQQQ; the protein is encoded by the coding sequence ATGCCTCGACCAGACCAACCCGACCTGCGCGCCCTCGACTCGATCGCCGACGACCCGCGCCGCGACGACCTCCGTTCGCCGACGGTGCAGCAGACGATCGTCCTGCCCGACAACATGCCCATGGTGAGCCTCCTGGGGCCCACCGACGAGCTGCTGCGCACGATGGAACGATCCTTCCCCAAGACGGAGATCCTCGTGCGCGGCAACGAGTTCCGCCTGCGCGGACCGGAGGACGACCTCGAGGTCATCGACCGGCTCCTCGACGAGCTCATGGAGGTCCTCGAGTCAGGGCAGCCCCTCAACCGCGACGCCGTCGAGCGCTCGATCACGATGCTGCGGGGCCGCACCCGCGAGCGCCCCGCCGACGTGCTGACGACCAACATCGTCTCCAACCGCGGTCGCACGATCCGTCCCAAGACCCTCGGGCAGAAGCACTACGTCGACGCGATCGGCGACAACACGGTGATCTTCGGCATCGGCCCGGCCGGCACCGGCAAGACCTACCTGGCGATGGCCAAGGCGGTCGCGGCACTGCAGGCCAAGGAGGTCAACCGCATCATCCTCACCCGGCCCGCCGTGGAGGCGGGGGAGAAGCTCGGCTTCCTCCCCGGCACGCTGGGCGACAAGATCGACCCCTACCTGCGCCCGCTCTACGACGCGCTGCACGACATGCTCGACCCGGAGTCCATCCCACGGCTCATGGCCGCCGGGACCATCGAGGTCGCCCCGCTGGCCTTCATGCGCGGGCGCACCCTCAACGACTCCTTCATCATCCTCGACGAGGCGCAGAACACCTCGCCGGAGCAGATGAAGATGTTCCTCACCCGGCTGGGCTTCGGGTCCAAGATGGTCATCACCGGCGACACCAGCCAGGTCGACCTCCCGGGTGGCGTCAAGTCCGGCCTGAAGGTCGTCCAGCGCATCCTGTCCGACATCGACGGGATCCACTTCGCCCACCTCGACGCGAGCGACGTCGTGCGCCACCGTCTCGTCGGGGAGATCGTGGGCGCCTACGACCGGTACGACGCGACGAAGGGTCAGCAGCAGTGA
- the ybeY gene encoding rRNA maturation RNase YbeY — protein sequence MSIEVLNETDQEVDEREFVEISRYVLGELRVHPQAELCIRMVDEDTMTVLHEQWMDLPGPTDVMSFPMDELEPGRDGEEPQEGVLGDIVLCPSVAAKQAVEAGHATIEEMLLLTTHGILHLLGFDHAEPEEETEMFELQRQLLLTFLAGRGRETRA from the coding sequence GTGAGCATCGAGGTCCTCAACGAGACCGACCAGGAGGTCGACGAACGCGAGTTCGTCGAGATCTCCCGCTACGTTCTGGGAGAGCTGCGGGTCCACCCCCAGGCGGAGCTGTGCATCCGCATGGTCGACGAGGACACCATGACCGTCCTGCACGAGCAGTGGATGGACCTGCCCGGTCCCACCGACGTCATGAGCTTCCCGATGGACGAGCTCGAGCCCGGTCGTGACGGCGAGGAGCCCCAGGAGGGAGTCCTCGGCGACATCGTCCTGTGCCCCTCCGTGGCCGCGAAGCAGGCCGTCGAGGCCGGCCACGCGACGATCGAGGAGATGCTCCTGCTGACCACGCACGGGATCCTCCACCTCCTGGGCTTCGACCACGCGGAGCCCGAGGAGGAGACGGAGATGTTCGAGCTGCAGCGACAGCTGCTCCTCACCTTCCTCGCGGGTCGCGGGAGGGAGACCCGGGCGTGA
- a CDS encoding hemolysin family protein, giving the protein MTGFIVGAVIAIVAAFVLTLIDAAIGSASRVAAEEADSEGRRGATELRAILAESAGPISVIAFLRAIAEASAAVLIALVVVDQVERTWLALIISVAIMVVVTFMLVGVSPRTLGQQHSTPVALAAAPFVIWLRRILGPFARLLVTLSNAFTPGGGYRDGPFRSEAELRDLLDLAGENALIEDEERDMLHSVFELGDTLAHEVMVPRTDMITIESDKPARKGLNLFIRSGFSRVPVVGESSDDIVGLLYLKDVVRSLLADEGTADRPVSTFMRPAPFVPESKPVDELLREMQVNQTHAAIVVDEYGGTAGLVTIEDILEEIVGEIADEYDREGPGVEDLGDGRHRVPAAFGVDDLAELYDVDLEDEEVDTVGGLLGKVTGRVPISGSHCEVAGLSLTAEKMSGRRHRIATVIVERVLTQDADEMDQEIGA; this is encoded by the coding sequence GTGACCGGCTTCATCGTCGGCGCGGTCATCGCGATCGTCGCCGCGTTCGTCCTCACGCTCATCGACGCCGCCATCGGCTCCGCCTCGCGCGTCGCAGCCGAGGAGGCCGACAGCGAAGGGAGGCGCGGGGCCACGGAGCTGCGCGCCATCCTCGCCGAGAGCGCCGGTCCCATCTCGGTCATCGCCTTCCTGCGGGCCATCGCCGAGGCGTCGGCAGCCGTGCTCATCGCCCTCGTCGTCGTCGACCAGGTCGAGCGCACCTGGCTCGCGCTCATCATCTCCGTGGCGATCATGGTCGTCGTCACCTTCATGCTCGTCGGGGTCTCGCCGCGCACCCTGGGGCAGCAGCACAGCACCCCGGTGGCCCTGGCCGCGGCCCCCTTCGTCATCTGGCTGCGGCGCATCCTCGGCCCCTTCGCGCGGCTGCTGGTCACCCTCAGCAATGCCTTCACGCCCGGTGGTGGCTACCGGGACGGGCCCTTCCGCTCGGAGGCCGAGCTGCGCGACCTGCTCGACCTCGCGGGGGAGAACGCCCTCATCGAGGACGAGGAGCGCGACATGCTCCACTCGGTCTTCGAGCTCGGTGACACGCTCGCCCACGAGGTGATGGTCCCGCGCACCGACATGATCACCATCGAGTCCGACAAGCCGGCGCGCAAGGGTCTCAACCTCTTCATCCGCTCCGGCTTCTCCCGGGTGCCCGTCGTCGGCGAGTCCAGCGACGACATCGTCGGCCTGCTCTACCTCAAGGACGTCGTGCGCTCCCTGCTGGCGGACGAGGGGACGGCGGACAGGCCGGTCTCGACGTTCATGCGACCGGCCCCCTTCGTCCCCGAGAGCAAGCCCGTCGACGAGCTGCTGCGCGAGATGCAGGTCAACCAGACGCACGCCGCGATCGTCGTCGACGAGTACGGCGGCACCGCCGGCCTCGTGACGATCGAGGACATCCTCGAGGAGATCGTCGGGGAGATCGCCGACGAGTACGACCGCGAGGGACCCGGCGTGGAGGACCTCGGCGACGGGCGCCACCGCGTCCCGGCCGCGTTCGGCGTCGACGACCTCGCCGAGCTCTACGACGTGGACCTCGAGGACGAGGAGGTCGACACCGTCGGGGGGCTCCTCGGCAAGGTGACCGGCCGGGTCCCGATCAGCGGCTCGCACTGCGAGGTGGCAGGGTTGTCTCTCACGGCTGAGAAGATGTCCGGACGACGGCACCGCATCGCGACGGTCATCGTCGAGCGCGTGCTGACGCAGGACGCGGACGAGATGGACCAGGAGATCGGGGCATGA